The following proteins come from a genomic window of Acanthopagrus latus isolate v.2019 chromosome 5, fAcaLat1.1, whole genome shotgun sequence:
- the LOC119019075 gene encoding arrestin domain-containing protein 3-like isoform X2, which produces MCTVLPKGIHVFNFRINIPSGSMPSSFRGQYGKIVYQLEAKLCRSWRLDRTDEKEIRFVSKAFPNPQSLNSSQVGSTDKDIGIFGRGKVDMDVIVDKSAYAPGETMVVLAKVNNASSSNMTPKVSLSQDVVYNARGHVKQQRTTIFKVANSCINAKTQMDVKWAVKLPNDLTQTIHNCEIIKVGYYLKVYLDISFSFDPEVVFPVVIIHPDLAHGPQPGVAAGPYPAGAIGGPTHSDFPPAAVAMGPYPAGAFGGPSNSNFHPPVVPVGPYPYGQPGSYSAPPPAYPAQPAHVSQRYNIPAASPYGDPHNAPSSTLHPPPPVSTFHPPPSAPEIQPPPFSQAFNMSPAAPAYDTLPSAPMASTDFLSQSDEAPPAYLLLFPPPANENSDAK; this is translated from the exons GCACTGTGCTTCCCAAAGGAATCCATGTCTTTAACTTCAGGATTAACATACCATCAGG AAGCATGCCATCATCCTTCAGGGGGCAATATGGAAAGATTGTCTACCAGCTGGAAGCCAAGCTTTGCAGGAGTTGGAGGCTGGACCGTACAGATGAAAAGGAGATACGTTTTGTCTCCAAGGCCTTTCCAAACCCTCAGTCTCTGAAT TCAAGCCAAGTTGGTTCGACAGACAAGGACATTGGGATTTTCGGAAGAGGAAAAGTGGACATGGATGTCATCGTTGACAAGAGTGCTTATGCCCCAG GTGAAACTATGGTGGTTCTTGCAAAAGTCAATAATGCCTCTTCCAGTAACATGACACCCAAAGTCAGTTTATCTCAGGATGTGGTGTACAATGCCCGAGGCCatgtaaaacaacagagaacCACCATCTTCAAAGTGGCCAACAGCTGTATTAACGCCAAAACACAGATGGATGTCAAGTGGGCAGTAAAGCTTCCTAATGATCTGACTCAAACAATCCACAACTGTGAAATTATCAAAGTGGGGTATTATTTAAAG GTGTACCTGGACATCAGCTTTTCTTTCGATCCAGAGGTCGTATTCCCCGTGGTCATTATTCATCCTGACTTAGCTCATGGCCCTCAGCCTGGTGTGGCTGCGGGTCCCTATCCAGCTGGGGCTATCGGGGGACCAACCCACAGTGACTTCCCTCCCGCTGCAGTGGCGATGGGTCCCTATCCTGCAGGGGCTTTTGGAGGACCAAGTAACAGCAACTTCCATCCCCCTGTGGTTCCTGTGGGTCCCTATCCCTATGGTCAGCCAGGAAGTTATTCAGCACCACCGCCTGCGTACCCTGCTCAGCCAGCACACGTGAGCCAGCGCTACAATATACCAGCGGCGTCTCCATATGGAGATCCACACAACGCTCCGTCCTCTACGcttcatcctccacctcctgtctcAACATTTCACCCACCCCCAAGTGCCCCAGAGATCCaacctcctcctttttctcaaGCATTCAACATGTCACCAGCCGCTCCCGCATATGACACGCTGCCTTCTGCTCCAATGGCGAGCACAGACTTCCTGTCTCAGTCGGATGAAGCCCCTCCAGCATATCTACTCCTTTTCCCGCCTCCTGCTAATGAAAACTCTGATGCCAAATAA
- the LOC119019076 gene encoding arrestin domain-containing protein 3-like, producing MSPIKDFKLVYEALNKQNTFSEGDTVAGTVSFTLTEQTKVKCIFVKVKGAAHVHWSDGTGERRRSHNAHRKLFKEKEYLVTENADGTELPKGDHQYKFRLKIPQGSFPSSFKGYHGKIVYHLAAKISRSWHLPSVEQTELNFVSRALPLNSQATGPNCGSVGKEVGVFSKEHIRMSATVDKKVCSPGDTISIVANISNSSSKKMKPKFSVEQRTMYRAHASSKLSVISVCKMVGDTLKQSEETVSGQLTIPADVNCCVHNCDIISVEHYVKVYLDISFSIDPEVKLPLVIIPFSLETLQPAGAAGPFPPGVAGPYPAGAFGGPSKSDFPPPAVAMGPYPAGAVGAPSYSNFPPPAVAMGPYPAGVVGAPSYSNFPPPAFPTGSYGAPTAPGAYGYPAPGPTQPGNTAGGYNNQWPQQAPPYSFPTGAFPPPSVQHQGPTAPPQFQLGEDLPSYTSLYPPVPDTFAGNGLDKKN from the exons ATGTCTCCGATAAAGGACTTTAAATTGGTGTACGAAGCtctcaacaaacaaaacaccttcTCCGAGGGAGACACGGTCGCGGGCACGGTCAGTTTCACGCTGACGGAGCAGACCAAAGTGAAGTGCATCTTCGTGAAAGTCAAAGGTGCGGCGCACGTTCACTGGTCGGACGGAAccggagagagaaggaggtcCCACAATGCGCACAGGAAGCTCTTCAAAGAAAAGGAATACTTAGTGACAGAAAATGCTGATG GCACAGAACTTCCTAAAGGAGACCATCAGTATAAGTTCAGGCTTAAAATCCCACAGGG GTCATTCCCTTCATCCTTCAAGGGGTATCATGGCAAGATCGTCTACCACCTCGCCGCCAAGATATCCAGGAGTTGGCATTTGCCCTCCGTAGAACAAACGGAGCTCAACTTTGTTTCACGGGCTTTACCACTAAATAGCCAAGCAACG GGTCCGAACTGTGGCTCAGTGGGTAAAGAGGTTGGAGTTTTCTCCAAAGAACACATCCGAATGTCTGCTACTGTTGACAAAAAGGTTTGCTCTCCAG GTGACACCATATCTATCGTCGCAAACATCTCCAACTCCTCCTCCAAAAAAATGAAGCCCAAATTCAGCGTAGAGCAGAGAACCATGTACCGGGCCCATGCCTCCAGTAAACTCAGTGTGATAAGTGTCTGCAAAATGGTTGGGGACACTCTCAAGCAGTCGGAGGAAACCGTCTCCGGCCAATTGACGATTCCTGCCGATGTCAACTGCTGTGTCCATAACTGTGATATCATATCAGTTGAGCATTACGTCAAG GTGTATCTGGACATCAGTTTTTCCATTGACCCAGAGGTGAAGCTTCCACTGGTCATCATTCCTTTCAGCCTTGAAACCCTTCagcctgctggagctgctgggcCTTTCCCACCTGGGGTTGCGGGGCCTTACCCAGCAGGGGCTTTTGGAGGGCCAAGCAAAAGTGATTTCCCTCCCCCTGCAGTGGCGATGGGTCCCTATCCAGCTGGGGCTGTAGGGGCTCCAAGCTACAGCAACTTCCCTCCACCTGCAGTGGCGATGGGTCCCTATCCAGCTGGGGTGGTAGGGGCTCCAAGCTACAGCAACTTCCCCCCACCTGCCTTCCCTACTGGATCTTATGGTGCACCCACAGCTCCAGGTGCTTATGGATACCCAGCACCAGGTCCCACTCAACCTGGCAACACAGCTGGTGGCTACAACAATCAGTGGCCACAGCAGGCCCCACCATACAGTTTTCCGACTGGGGCTTTCCCACCACCTTCAGTGCAGCATCAAGGCCCTACTGCTCCACCTCAGTTTCAACTGGGAGAAGACCTTCCAAGCTATACGTCCCTTTACCCCCCCGTCCCTGACACTTTTGCTGGCAATGGgttggataaaaaaaactga